The nucleotide window ttaccagtaattaattatctaattggttacttttttttaattgattcatgttttgtctatgtcatgaataattgtgtgaagtttcagttggatccaagaatgggtgtgagaaaaataacatgtacagactttttatcaaacagacagacaaacaaagtgagttgatgtaagctttgtaaaaacgatGTGCAGATGTGATAATCAAATATCGCtgaataaagaaattaaaattaagttAAAACAGAAATCCATGTTATTGCGTCATTATTTAATGTTCAATGGAAAACAAgtaaatacaacaacaaaaaaacttttaagtTTTAACCCGAGAATTTCCCTTGGAAGAGAATCTGTCCAGTTTGATTGTCTCTCAGGAAGTACACGAAAGGATGGTCAGCGATGAAACTTTCTGTGGGGGGTAGTTGAGCAGACTCAGTAACTAGTACAACGACAGTCGCTGCAGCAGCCACAGTTCCAGTTTCCATGACCTCGATCACAGCTTTGTGTAGAACTTGGCTGATGAAAATTTTCGCTAAATACAGACGAGGAGAAAGGGCATTGAATGTAAAGTTTTAAGGTAATGGTGgaatgtttattgtattatctTAAATATCATCTTTAATATGTTCAAGAACCTTTTAAGATATTCTCCGCAAGAACCTTTTAAGATAATCTCCACAAGAACCTTTTAAGATAATCTCCACAACCTTTTAAGATAATCTCCACAAGAACCTTTTAAGATAATCTCCACAAGAACCTTTTAAGATAATCTCCACAAGAACCTTTTAAGATAATCTCCACAAGAGCCTTTTAAGATAATCTCCACAAGAGCCTTTTAAGATAATCTCCACAAGAGCCTTTTAAGATAATCTCCACAAGAACCTTTTAAGATAATCTCCACAAGAGCCTTTTAAGATAATCTCCACAAGAACCTTTTAAGATAATCTCCACAAGAACCTTTTAAGATAATCTCCACAAGAGCCTTTTAAGATAATCTCCACAAGAACCTTTTAAGATAATCTCCGGGTCGTACCATGTTAGCTTCCTCAGCAGATTGTATGaaggtttaactctttctctcctaactgacgataccaacgttgattccactagaatgtggtaaataattacggagagaaagagttaagataaaAACGAAACTGCCTTAGtcatgagaaagaaaaagaaagttgccCTACCAGCTAGCCTTTAGCCATATGCATACACATGCTAGAACTTGGGGCAAACTCTGCATCTCCAGGATTGGCTTGATTAACCACACTAGATTCTGCCCGTCTCAATACGAAACCAAAAGCAGGGACTCATCCGGGCGCATCTATTTTCTTCCGAGTCGGAAGGATATACAAGGTAAAAAGTACACCCTtaaagaccttgtgatctaaagtggcagatgatgtaaaaccGACGATTTACCAGGATGTCATtgtcgccagcacaacgactaaatacttttaattccTCAACTTAACTCAGTTGGAtctacgttgttttttttaagcttctTGATCAAATATCCTTTCTTATTTCGACATTATATACTAtctaaaaatgtacattataTTATAGAGGCGAAGTGGTAAAGCAGGGGTCTTGAGTTTAAATACCGGTGAAGGCAGGTATTGCGATAATCATGAGATTGGGGATATGTAGGACAGCTTTATTCCAGCCACCTCTATTTGGGCTAGTGGAAAATGAAAAAGAGGTTGCTTGTTTTGCTGGTCTCATATCACCATCATagtttttgttgcttttctCAGCGATTctcaaaaaaaacattcatgaataaaatattataaattaacaatttataCCCAAAAGCAAACTTGCTTGACCCCTCCATATATTCATAATAATTCTTCCATGAACCAAGcctcaaaggaaaaaaaattatagagcAGTCCGTCTTGTCTGCCAAGAACTCTACCCTGGCgcactgacatatatatttattcgtCTTTGTCATCATTGGCTATAAGTAAATAAGTAAGGTGTAGAAAGGGACATTCAGTTCGCCTATTTGATGGGATGAATTTTCTTCTAAATGGTACACTAGGGCGTcattatactaattatttttttacctaaACTAAGCAACAAACGAGTACACCTTTTGTGtcattcgtctcccatacaggatagtGCTCTgaccagcgtaactgtcggacttttaaaaattccctctatacaaagacCGCGGATACacgtttgagaccaaaagaaaatccgctgccgaggacagacgcagacgcgaaaagaaaatcttaatcgaccaccggcggacaatgattatgcttgccgtgattgtggcaaaatatgtaggtcacagctggggctgcgtagccacggaaaatactgcattcctcatttatcttcggactcgaagacaagccttattattattattattttgctggtgaattattaccgtgtgttcatgcttcggtgtctgcTGTCCcgtaacaaaacaaaggaaatgatcataacacagcttctctacgccttacttgctcacactgaacatgatatctagctagcggtcaacgagtttgtgtacactgcagcctcttttgatttaactataaaggTCAGTAAAAAGCTtgggggttagggcgtggagacggaaagcccaggagagatctaAATGGAGGGGTGCGTTGAAGtaggccatatccctccactgggctgtagcaccactgggatagatggatggcaaaagccggtatgaacttcttatagtccgacagtcaggctgggcaggggaCGAACATATTCTAAAggcagaggtgccccacggaaaggtttctttagaaaactgaTGCAAtaatttaagtctattaagaaaaaatgcgccattttactttgccacaaagtgCCTATTTTatcctataacgtagagattttcgtcacttgatgtttcgtattAAAGCCATAATGATTATACTAATTGCATAATTAAATATCTGAACTTAACCAtctgagaagttacactgcaaagactttcttccaaccaataatagtaggcctacaatagttttacgcaaaagatgcatTGTAAagctataagacggacgtgagctgtggtttttcTGAactataggaggacttaagagactttatatttaattgccatgtacaattacatttagaactaacagaacactaaagcaactcttcagattagtagtctttatctgatccttcatttttgtaattacaaaaatattcccaaaatgatttCGAGTATATAAAATtccttaaaaaattatttaaccaaGCGATGCTCTGTCACCTGGTACTATTTATTAATGATAAATTGTTAAATACCTGACGTTATTCCACTGAAGTCGgcaacttttgaaataaaagctTTTCTAATGCCCATGTCTTTCAAGGGAGTATTTAAAGACAGCGTTGTCTCTGTCTTGAATTTAGGGATGGAGAGTTGAACTCGCACGCTGCTAAGTCCAGTAAATAGTTGCTTGACTCTTTCTGGTCGAGCTAATAGTTgttctgaaaaagaaaaaaaaaacatttaattttcctaagatgtgtaaaaaaaaaattaataataataagaataagaagaatctttattatccttaaggaaatttgtcttacaatttgtgcattacattaaacaaaacaatataactatagaaaaccaaaatgtgCATCAgtaccagactcactcataatttatatATGAAAAGTTTATAGCCAATCGTTTCTGtctaatgatttgattgccaggggaacaaaataaTGGCAGtgccattttgaaaaaaaatgatttaattgtttattaattatttgcttcatttcaaaataaggggaataTATGCtactcaatatatatatatatatatatatatattaatccccttattacgttttagagaagtttttctcccacttcccattctcgaatcaagttgaaattttgcttaATTATAGTCGATGACCATTCACGAATCAAgccaaaaattaaacaattagttaatcattaagtactaattaatacatttcttttcttaagCAGACAGGTAGCTagaccctgtaattttcagataaatggcagtatttccctttttctatttcttttttgttactctGGAACAGATTTTAATGACAATTTGAAGCTCGTTATAGTCTCAAGTaaacaatgttttatttgtttaaatatatatataatccttATAGAAgtcctttttttctattttgaatgcctttttttttttaataaatgcgaTCTAAAGACACTTTAATTTACAATGCACATAACACtatataacattttatattaGAAGAATGACAAAggaatttaaaaagaacaacataATAACTTCGTATATTTCATACCTTTGAAATAGTAGAAGTTCTATTTCTTTAGTAAGAACATAAATAGCTATAATAGTAAGCATGTTCCAGAGCGaaaaatagttgttgttttgttgttttgtttttttacattgtagaAATACATTAGCATAGCCTCTCTCTCGTACGAGCATAGCATGGAAACTTACCTAGGTCAGTGATGCCATCTATTGCTTGTGGTAAAGCAATGTAAAAGCTAAATCTACCTCCTTTAAAGGGGAGCTCAGCGATATCCACCTTGTTGACATCATCTCTTTTTATGTTGACATTTCTGTCATCAGTCATCATCTCAAcctataaaatatttgtaattgatTTCAATTATTTGCTAATGTGtcaactaaatttttttttcaaattaaaaaaaaaaatgttttgcttcCTAGGATTGTGACACGCGTGTTAAGGCGGCAAGAGAAGTGCAAACAGGAAGTTTATTTATACAGTGGCTGTCGAAGATTTAACTCTCTAAACAGATATATAAAGGGAGATTATTAGAAATGAAAAGGTCGCTTGTAATTTTCACTATCAGAACTTTTGATTTGAAAGCTTATAAATAGTGAAGAAAAGATTTTATCCTGATCCATAAGTCAATATGTTTCATGCTTCATGTTAAGCTTACTTTTAAGAATTTATATTTGAAAGTATATGGTGTTTATATGTGTCTGTGCTAATCTTTTCACCATTCCTAATTGAGGAATTAAACTGTTTTTATTGCCAATGGGTCAACGCAAAGATCACCCTACAGTAGCGCAATATGGGTCATCGTATTTATTGTATGATATAAGACTTCTAAATTCAAAGACGTGTAAACCACCCATTACACTGTAACAACTGTATTTAACATGTATTGTAAATGTATCTCTGTACGAAAATTGTTGGAAATACCTTAAATATGCTTTGAGATCTTAATTTCTGGTGGTGTCTAATAAGCTTTTAGTATTGTAATACATCGCTAAGATTTGGAAGATCTTAATATTTGGTCAAAAGCATCTAGTGACACAATAAAGTTTACTGTGCTTAGAAACATTCAATGAATTGTgctcaaaatgttttaaatagttgtatttttgttacaaaaggCATGTGTATTACTTTAGAGACTCAAGGTTATATCTAGACATTTTTGTGTTAATTCTTGGTCTGTCTTAGCTTGCTTATTCTCAATGTCATTAGAAGTGttaattttaaatgcttaaacGACACGAGGTGCTACACTGATGAAAGATGGGCGTGTCTGTACTTAATATTTAACTTACACTAGTGATGGCCAAACTTATACAACCAGCGGGCCAATTTAATTTTTGACACTTGTGTCACGGACCACATGaccaaaaagatacaaaaaacgaaaagaaattGATCTACAACAATTCTATTAGGAATTTACTCCTTAGTAACAACTGTACTTATATTAATTATTGGGATGTCATAAAATGACTTCATTTCTCAACTAAATGTGAGCACAATTATAGCTAACTAGCCAACGACACTTATTTTTTTGggctctttttggtaaatattcctatCGATACTCGAATTTCTAGGcgtaattttaaaatcttttcattCGCAGCTCAAACAAAGAATaacgtaattttttttctaaatgctgtttatattttgttagacCCAAAAACAGACACAATTTCTTTAATAATCAAATATgatggcttattatcatgttccacaaagaATAAATAAGGATTCATTCACTTTTGATGGTCGATTCTAAGTTCCACTTGTAGTTTCTTCAACTCTCCCATTTCACAAAcgtacaaatgttaaaggtcatagTGTCAATCCATCAGAGGGCCTTAACGTAGGTAAGAGACATTTttcaacaagttttttttttttttaaacggagGGATTTTCTTCTCTCTGTGCCGACGTTTTTGAGGGCCGAATGGTACCAggtcgcgggccgtattttgggcatcactatattacacttttaaaaaagagCACTATAACTCTGACTACTCACCTGTTTTACTACGTACGGAAGTTGATTGAAATCCTGATTCCTTGTTTGGTGCTTATCAAAAGTAGCTTCCCAGGTCCCgttaaaaaatattgtgttAATCAGAAGCATTACCGTATCATCATCAATGGTTCCTGtaaatatcatatatatacaGTATTATTCACCTTTTTTAAACcgaattttaaaaatctcaacaaaaaaaaaaaaaatatcagtgtGATATAAATACCACCGCATACATCTTCGggtgtaaataaaataacacaCAATTAGTCGACCAGCAACGTAGCATATGCCGGTATGTTGAAGGGCCACTGCAACGTATGCGACCGcaatgggccccgcactttcataggacccgcgctaattcaaggtgtataaattattaaattaaatcattttataacttaaaacaaatttcccaCGCCCTCCGGTCGATTTgccagaagctcctggaaatctcccgaaattgcaaaatatacgaaaaggtcCTAAAGATATAcggaaatataaagaaaaaaaaattgtcattttggggtgtcattcaatatggaaagcgacaaataaaaatggcattatTCATtaccgtaattgtgtaatcttgtaaaagaagcttctcgcgcctcaaactaatgaagaattacttgaggtcaacaattctcaaggatatattgaaatatttggtaattcttgctattgagcatgaCCAATGTAGGatacagaattattatgatatattgtatgactttgctacacgcaaggctagtaaagtaattctgtacatagtaaagaaaaaataaaatgtatagacgaatttgttttctaatacaaactcttaaatctCACTTATTGTCCGATTACCTACCAAACTTGggcccgcgaaatccgtttcgcatagggccccacaatgcatAAGTCCGGCCCTTCTATTTAGtgtatgtaaaatgtttgtttgtaaaatgttttacatgtttcggatgttccttctgagttgaagatagtttacttcctagtccaaacctccagcaggacgaagGGGATGAGCGGGGAGGGtaagacagtccagcgcgcgcagccatccgtagcgacgtgtgaatactcacttactccccccccccttttgttttttcatgGGGTTACTATCCACataaataagagagtgatctttcctttacttcttgctcgtccaaactgttgagggaagaagagaattatataaagAGATTTAGAATTGTCAATCAGCGAAACtcataaacatttttctttctgtGACCAAGAAATTTAGTTATAAGGTTTTAACATTTTACCATAGACGGTGACTTCAAAATAAATAGAGCTTATAAGTAAAGTAACGTTCCCATtctcaaaccttgcgatctatggggcagatgatgtaaaggtcatctacttgtgtgacctacggttaactagggtgcctattggccagcacaacgaccaaccgtctttactttccccagctaagGTCAGAtattcattagagctgggtggattcagaggcaccctaaagatcccgaaataaaaaaatcctagtatttaccaggatttgagccTGGAGACGTTTGTTCGGAAGCCAatgccttaccactcagccgccTCGCCTCCAGATCCATAAATGGCAAGTGTTTTTATTCCATATAGTGATTTTTGTTCCCTTTTCATCCACGTAGAATCGAATGTCAGTTCAGTAAGGTTGctattgccggaagtggtaatgaaTTTAAGCGCTCTAagccta belongs to Biomphalaria glabrata chromosome 12, xgBioGlab47.1, whole genome shotgun sequence and includes:
- the LOC106066784 gene encoding leukocyte elastase inhibitor-like encodes the protein MKLIYAVIVALIGQLVSADQQQQLALSSASSDFSQRLYQNVALNEHSIVYSPYSIHSALTMTSLGARGDTETEMKNTLGITSLGNSVHTIYKELIEQINSVTDVELNTANAIFVKPNFQIVPKFTQDTTDYYSAQTANIDLSANGGPEKPINDYIANKTENIIQNVLQPGTIDDDTVMLLINTIFFNGTWEATFDKHQTRNQDFNQLPYVVKQVEMMTDDRNVNIKRDDVNKVDIAELPFKGGRFSFYIALPQAIDGITDLEQLLARPERVKQLFTGLSSVRVQLSIPKFKTETTLSLNTPLKDMGIRKAFISKVADFSGITSAKIFISQVLHKAVIEVMETGTVAAAATVVVLVTESAQLPPTESFIADHPFVYFLRDNQTGQILFQGKFSG